Proteins from a single region of Apium graveolens cultivar Ventura chromosome 7, ASM990537v1, whole genome shotgun sequence:
- the LOC141672013 gene encoding serine carboxypeptidase-like 42 isoform X2 encodes MGCSVLWLVVLGFFVLGSNGFPEEDLVVSLPGQPKVGFKQYAGYVDVDVKNGRSLFYYFVEAEVDAHLKPLALWLNGGPGCSSVGGGAFTELGPFYPRGDGRGLRKNSKSWNRASNLLFVESPVGVGWSYSNTTADYTRGDASTAMDMHMFMMKWLEKFPAFKSRDLFLTGESYAGHYIPQLAIALLDHNEHSKDYKFNIKGVAIGNPLLKLDRDAPSTYEFFWSHGMISDEVGLAIMNECDFDDYTFGSPHNVTDACNHAISEANDIVGNYINPYDVILDVCYPSIVQQELRLRKLATQTSIGIDVCITYERSFYFNLPQVQNALHANRTNLPYRWSMCSNGDEDSVVPLLGSRTLVRELAQDLKFKITVPYGAWFHQKQVGGWATEYGNMLTFATVRGAAHMVPYAQPARALHLFSSFVRGRRLPNTTHASFDD; translated from the exons ATGGGCTGTAGTGTTTTGTGGCTGGTTGTGTTGGGTTTTTTTGTGCTAGGTAGTAATGGTTTCCCTGAAGAAGATCTTGTGGTGAGTTTACCTGGTCAGCCTAAAGTTGGGTTCAAGCAATATGCTGGATATGTTGATGTGGATGTTAAAAATGGGAGGAgcttgttttattattttgttgAAGCTGAAGTTGATGCTCATCTTAAGCCTCTTGCTCTCTGGCTCAATGGAG GCCCGGGTTGTTCCTCAGTTGGTGGGGGTGCCTTCACAGAATTAGGTCCATTTTATCCTAGAGGGGATGGTAGAGGACTTCGAAAAAATTCAAAATCATGGAACAGAG CATCAAATCTTCTGTTTGTTGAGTCTCCAGTTGGTGTAGGATGGTCATACTCAAACACGACCGCAGATTATACTCGTGGAGATGCTTCCACTG CCATGGATATGCACATGTTCATGATGAAATGGTTGGAGAAGTTTCCAGCTTTTAAATCCAGGGACTTATTTTTAACAGGAGAAAGCTATGCAG ggcattacATCCCCCAGTTGGCTATTGCTCTTCTGGATCACAATGAACATTCAAAAGATTACAAGTTCAACATTAAAGGAGTGGCT ATTGGCAATCCCCTCCTCAAATTAGATCGAGATGCACCATCGACATATGAATTCTTCTGGTCACACGGAATGATCTCAGATGAGGTTGGCCTTGCTATCATGAACGAGTGTGATTTTGATGATTATACCTTTGGGAGTCCACACAATGTAACAGATGCATGCAACCATGCTATATCTGAAGCAAATGATATAGTTGGTAACTATATAAATCCTTATGATGTGATTCTTGATGTGTGTTACCCATCAATAGTACAGCAGGAGCTGAGACTAAGGAAACTG GCTACCCAAACTAGCATTGGAATAGATGTGTGCATTACCTATGAAAGAAGCTTTTATTTCAACCTTCCACAGGTTCAGAATGCGCTTCATGCAAATCGGACCAATTTACCCTATCGATGGTCTATGTGCAGCAA TGGGGATGAAGATTCTGTTGTACCACTACTGGGCTCCCGGACACTAGTCCGTGAACTGGCTCAGGACTTAAAGTTCAAGATTACTGTGCCATATGGAGCTTGGTTTCACCAGAAACAG GTGGGAGGTTGGGCAACTGAATACGGAAATATGTTGACCTTTGCAACAGTAAGAGGTGCAGCCCATATGGTACCCTATGCCCAACCAGCACGAGCTCTGCATCTATTCAGCTCTTTCGTACGAGGCCGCAGATTGCCAAATACGACACACGCTTCTTTTGATGACTAA
- the LOC141672013 gene encoding serine carboxypeptidase-like 42 isoform X1, giving the protein MGCSVLWLVVLGFFVLGSNGFPEEDLVVSLPGQPKVGFKQYAGYVDVDVKNGRSLFYYFVEAEVDAHLKPLALWLNGGPGCSSVGGGAFTELGPFYPRGDGRGLRKNSKSWNRASNLLFVESPVGVGWSYSNTTADYTRGDASTAMDMHMFMMKWLEKFPAFKSRDLFLTGESYAGHYIPQLAIALLDHNEHSKDYKFNIKGVAIGNPLLKLDRDAPSTYEFFWSHGMISDEVGLAIMNECDFDDYTFGSPHNVTDACNHAISEANDIVGNYINPYDVILDVCYPSIVQQELRLRKLATQTSIGIDVCITYERSFYFNLPQVQNALHANRTNLPYRWSMCSNQLNYNDKDGNINILPLLKRIIENRIPVWIFSGDEDSVVPLLGSRTLVRELAQDLKFKITVPYGAWFHQKQVGGWATEYGNMLTFATVRGAAHMVPYAQPARALHLFSSFVRGRRLPNTTHASFDD; this is encoded by the exons ATGGGCTGTAGTGTTTTGTGGCTGGTTGTGTTGGGTTTTTTTGTGCTAGGTAGTAATGGTTTCCCTGAAGAAGATCTTGTGGTGAGTTTACCTGGTCAGCCTAAAGTTGGGTTCAAGCAATATGCTGGATATGTTGATGTGGATGTTAAAAATGGGAGGAgcttgttttattattttgttgAAGCTGAAGTTGATGCTCATCTTAAGCCTCTTGCTCTCTGGCTCAATGGAG GCCCGGGTTGTTCCTCAGTTGGTGGGGGTGCCTTCACAGAATTAGGTCCATTTTATCCTAGAGGGGATGGTAGAGGACTTCGAAAAAATTCAAAATCATGGAACAGAG CATCAAATCTTCTGTTTGTTGAGTCTCCAGTTGGTGTAGGATGGTCATACTCAAACACGACCGCAGATTATACTCGTGGAGATGCTTCCACTG CCATGGATATGCACATGTTCATGATGAAATGGTTGGAGAAGTTTCCAGCTTTTAAATCCAGGGACTTATTTTTAACAGGAGAAAGCTATGCAG ggcattacATCCCCCAGTTGGCTATTGCTCTTCTGGATCACAATGAACATTCAAAAGATTACAAGTTCAACATTAAAGGAGTGGCT ATTGGCAATCCCCTCCTCAAATTAGATCGAGATGCACCATCGACATATGAATTCTTCTGGTCACACGGAATGATCTCAGATGAGGTTGGCCTTGCTATCATGAACGAGTGTGATTTTGATGATTATACCTTTGGGAGTCCACACAATGTAACAGATGCATGCAACCATGCTATATCTGAAGCAAATGATATAGTTGGTAACTATATAAATCCTTATGATGTGATTCTTGATGTGTGTTACCCATCAATAGTACAGCAGGAGCTGAGACTAAGGAAACTG GCTACCCAAACTAGCATTGGAATAGATGTGTGCATTACCTATGAAAGAAGCTTTTATTTCAACCTTCCACAGGTTCAGAATGCGCTTCATGCAAATCGGACCAATTTACCCTATCGATGGTCTATGTGCAGCAA TCAGCTGAACTACAACGACAAAGATGGCAACATTAACATTCTCCCATTGCTCAAAAGGATAATTGAAAACAGAATTCCTGTTTGGATTTTTAG TGGGGATGAAGATTCTGTTGTACCACTACTGGGCTCCCGGACACTAGTCCGTGAACTGGCTCAGGACTTAAAGTTCAAGATTACTGTGCCATATGGAGCTTGGTTTCACCAGAAACAG GTGGGAGGTTGGGCAACTGAATACGGAAATATGTTGACCTTTGCAACAGTAAGAGGTGCAGCCCATATGGTACCCTATGCCCAACCAGCACGAGCTCTGCATCTATTCAGCTCTTTCGTACGAGGCCGCAGATTGCCAAATACGACACACGCTTCTTTTGATGACTAA
- the LOC141674680 gene encoding protein FAR1-RELATED SEQUENCE 5-like, whose translation MADNLFARMFRHKCKNEREEKDVGHFLLLDDLSTSEQPRTPQIGEDDEFVDNIGKNEEFINLDGNFVDGANLYENVDGNGVSYMNQLFQILDETDNSFRAYTLRNGFAIKIQATHQRNQEKDLYGRLYVYKLSGKSVAAKSSKAKQCREALPKIKCKDITNLEWVHNYSHVSPIKMNLVQRERHMNTATRSLIKTLYGSGVRNCQVMNFIGNPHRGNDKVGFGAQHVRNVKIDERKKMFGISDSQAGLDLLHSLNKESGSKYFIRTEIDEENHLKCLEWIDPTCLMAYQNFGDVVAFDTTYRTNRYVMPFVHFTGVNHHYQSVIFGYALMRDEHTTNVRYI comes from the exons atgGCGGATAATTTATTTGCCCGTATGTTTCGTCATAAATGTAAAAATGAGAGAGAGGAAAAAGATGTTGGTCATTTTTTACTTCTTGATGATTTAAGTACGAGTGAACAACCTAGAACCCCTCAAATTGGTGAAGATGATGAGTTCGTGGATAATATTGGGAAAAATGaagaatttattaatttagatgGAAATTTTGTTGAT GGTGCAAATTTGTATGAAAATGTTGATGGTAACGGAGTTTCATATATGAATCAGTTGTTCCAAATTTTGGATGAGACCGATAATTCTTTTAGGGCTTATACTCTAAGAAATGGATTTGCCATTAAAATTCAAGCGACCCATCAACGTAATCAAGAAAAAGATCTATATGGTCGTCTATATGTTTATAAACTTTCAGGGAAAAGTGTCGCCGCGAAAAGTAGTAAAGCTAAACAGTGTCGAGAGGCTCTTCCAAAAATTAAGTGCAAG GATATAACTAATCTTGAGTGGGTACACAATTACAGTCATGTTTCCCCTATAAAGATGAATTTGGTACAACGTGAAAGACATATGAACACCGCTACCCGTAGTTTGATTAAAACTCTTTATGGTTCGGGAGTTCGTAATTGTCAAGTGATGAATTTCATTGGTAACCCACATAGAGGTAATGATAAAGTTGGTTTCGGTGCTCAACATGTTAGGAATGTGAAAATTGATGAGAGGAAGAAAATGTTTGGAATTAGTGATTCCCAAGCGGGGTTGGACTTGTTACATAGTTTGAATAAAGAAAGTGGTTCCAAATATTTTATTAGGACTGAAATTGATGAAGAGAATCATTTGAAGTGTCTTGAATGGATTGATCCGACATGTTTAATGGCCTACCAAAATTTTGGCGATGTTGTTGCTTTTGACACGACTTATCGAACAAATAGATATGTTATGCCATTTGTCCATTTTACCGGGGTGAACCATCATTATCAATCGGTGATTTTTGGGTATGCACTAATGCGGGATGAACACACAAcgaatgttagatatatttga